The Hymenobacter oligotrophus genome segment ACGCTGTCGGGCGGCGCTGCGGCTGTTTGGGCGGCCGCGGGCTTGTCGCCTTTATCGGTATCGGTGGTGCAGGCCGAGGGGGCCGCCGAGGCAAGCAACAGCATGGCTGGGCCAGCCAGCAACCAAGTAGAGAGCAGGCTATTCTTCAGCACAATCAACAAACAACGTTTAACCAACTCCTCTTTACTTCACGGCTACTTCGAGCAGCTTTTCGTCTTCGATGTAGCCCGTAAGCTGGTCGCCTACTTTGATGGGGCCCACGCCGCTGGGCGTGCCGGTAAAAATCAGGTCGCCCATTTTCAGGGTGATAAAGCGCGACACGTAGCTGATGATTTTGTTGAAATCGTGCAGCATCATGCCGGAGTTGCCCTGCTGGCGCACCTCGCCGTTTACCTCCAGCCGGAAGTTGATGTTCTTCGGGTCGGCAAACTCCGATACGGGCTTGAAGGTGGTGCCTAGGGGCGCCGAGCCATCAAACCCCTTGGCAAGGTCCCAGGGCAGGCCTTTGCTTTTGGCTTTGCTTTGCAAGTCGCGGGCCGTCAGGTCGAGGCCCAGGCCAACGGCATCGTAGTAGGTGTGGGCAAAATGCTCCTCGATGTGGCGGCCGTTTTTGCACACGCGCAGCACCAGTTCAATTTCGTGGTGGATGTCCTGCGTGAACTCGGGGTAGAAAAACGGCATGCCACGCTGCAGCAGGGCCGTATCGGGTTTCAGGAAGATGACGGGCTCGTCGGGGACTTCGTTATTCAGCTCGGCAATATGTTCGGCGTAGTTGCGGCCGATGCAGAGAATCTTCATGTGAGGCGGAGTCGGGATGGGGGAGGAAACCGGCAAACAACCGGCCCTAAGCAAAAGTACACCATTGCGGCGGCGCGTAAAATGCCAGAGGCAATGCGGCCCCTTACGCAAAAGCGGCTGAGCACGTTAGGCCGCCGCACAACATTTGGCCTAGGTGCCGACGTATAGCAGCCATACCGCTGAGCTGGGCTGAATTACGTATTCTAGCTGCCAGGAGCGGATTCTGCCCGTTCCGTATTCTGAATTGCCCGCCCCTTCATGCTAAAAAATTTGATGCTTGCCGCGGCCGTATTCGCGGCCGTGAGTTGCTCTACGGTGCCCATCACCGGCCGCTCGCAGCTCAACTTGGTGTCCGATCAGGAAATGAACGCCATGGCTGCCCAGGAGTACCAAAAGGTACTGCAATCGAGCCGCCTCTCGGCCGACGCCGCCCAAACCGCCATGGTGCGCCGCGTGGGGCAGCGCATTCAGCAGGCCGTGGAGCAGTACTTCCGCCAAAACAACGCCTCGGCGCAGCTCGAGGGGTACCAGTGGGAGTTCAACTTGATTCAGGAAGACCAGCAAAATGCGTGGTGCATGCCCGGCGGCAAAGTGGCCGTGTACACGGGCATTCTGCCCGTAACGCAAGACGAAGCCGGCCTGGCCGTGGTAATGGGCCACGAGGTGGCCCACGCCGTGGCCAAGCACAGCAACGAGCGCATGAGCCAGCAAATGGCCACGCAAGGCCTCGGGGGCGTGCTCTCCACGGCCGTGGGCCAAAACCCCTCGGCCACGCAAAACGTGTTTTTGCAAGCCGTAGGCGTTGGCTCGCAGCTGGGCCTGCTGAAATATGGCCGCAACCAGGAATCGGAAGCCGACCACCTAGGGCTTATCTTCATGGCCATGGCTGGCTACAACCCCGATGCGGCCGTTGCGTTTTGGCAGCGCATGGCTGCCCAAGAGCAAGGCGGCAACATCGAGTTTCTATCAACCCACCCCTCCAGCTCTACGCGCATAGCCGACATCCAGCGCGATTTGCCGGAGGCGCGTAAGTACTATACTGCCCGCTAGCGCGGCTTACTCCTGTGTTCACACCCCGTTTTTTCCGCCTCTTTGCTACCGCCGCCCTAGGTGTGGCGCTTTTTTCAGCCTGCGAAACCTCCAGGCAAAACTTCCCCGAGGGCAAAGGCCCCAACCGCCAGGTGGAGGAAAGCCTGCGCGTGCTCGATTCGCCCAACCGCCTGGTGGCCGTGGTGGAGGCCGGAAAAGTGGAGTACAAAGTGCCGCGCCAGCAGCTGATGGTAAACTTTACGCGGCAGTTTGGCGACGGCACCGTGGTGAACAGCGCCCAGGTGCGCAAGGTGCAAAGCTCGGCCAAGGAAAAGGCCTCGTATTTTCTGGTAGGCTTGGGCCTGCGCAACGGCATGTTCCGGGCCATGGCTATGCCGCTGGAGCTGACCACCGATAACGAGCTGTACCTGAGCTCGGCTACCGAACGCTACCTGTTGGAGGGCCGCGGCTGCCAGATGTGCTACTTCAACTTCAACCGCAGCGCCATTACCGGCTCCACGTGCGAGGACAACTCGGGCGGCGGCACCTGCGACCTGGAAATCAAGGAGAAGAATACGTTTTTTCCCGCCACAGCCAACAACAGCCGATGAGCCGCAAGTGGATTTTGCGCCTGACGCTGACGGCTTTGGCGTTGCTGGTGACAACCGACCGGCGCAAGAAGCCCGCGGCGCCACCGCCTCCGCCGCCCAAACCCGACCACGACTAAACGCAACGGCGGCCTGCCCTAGGTGGAGCAGGCCGCCGTTGCGTTTGGCAGGGCATACTTACACGTTGGCCGCAGCGCCGGCAAACTCGCTGATGCGGCGGGCTAGGTCGCTCATATCGGCTCGCTCGAGGGGGTGCGGCGTATTGGGCAGCACATCGAAGGTGGCAGTGGGCAAATACATGGCAAATTGCCGCGAGGGCTCTACGCCGGCAGTTTTGTCGCCGTCGCCCACCAGCACCTGCACCGGAATGGCCAGCGCCGATAGGTTTAGCTCGTGCAGGGCCGGCGCGTTGCCCAGCTCTTGCATCATGGCGGCCGTGGAGGTTACCACCGCCTGCCAGTTGCCGGGGCCGTGGGTGCGCTGCAAGTGCTCCACAAACTGCGGCACTTTGGCTTGCATTTTTTCCGCATCCAGCATTTGCACCTCCTGGGCCGCCACCTCCGGCGACCAATCGAATTTGGTACCCAGGGTGGTGATGGAACGAATGCGGCCCGGGTCGGACACGGCGCTCAGAATGGCCGCGTAGCCGCCCATGCTGTAGCCAAACACGTGCACGTTGTCGAGCTGGTGCTCGGCCAAAAAGTAGCTTACCTCGGCGGCAAAGTGCGTCATGTTGAACTGCTCGGGGTGCAGCTCGCGCCCGCCGTGGCCGGCGAACGAGAAGGATTGCACGGCGAAATCGGCAGCAAGGCGCTGGGCCAGGGGCGCAAGCTGAGCCGCCGAACCTAGGGCGCCGTGGAGTAGCAGGAGGGTAGGTTTCATGATGGCAATAAACGATTGTAGCGCGGACTGCAAAGCCCGCGCTACAATTGCGCCAAATTTGGGCGCGGCTGCTTAGTTGCCCGTAACCTCGCCGGCCAACTTGCCTAGGTCGATGCCATCGAAGGTGCCCGAGGTCATCATCAGCAAGTTGGTGTTCTGCCAGTTTTGCTCCTGCAGAAAGTCGGCCAGCTTGCGGCTGTCGGTAAACACGCGCAAATCGGCGCGGTGGAAAGCCTCGGCCACTTGCAGGTCGCTGAGCGGGGGTAGGCGCTTGTGCGCCAGCACCTGCGGGTTGAAGTACACCACGGCCACATCGGGCGCGTCGAAAGTGCCTTCGTACTGCGGCAGAAAATCGGGGTTGAGCGAGCTAAACGTGTGCAATTCCAGGCAAGCAATCAGGCGGCGCTGCGGAAATTGTTTCTTGAGCGCGGCTGAGGTCGCCTTCAGTTTCGAGGGCGCGTGGGCAAAGTCCTTGTACACCACCGAAGTAGCGCCTTGCTTTACCAGCTCGAGGCGGCGGGCCGCGCCCTTAAACGTGGCCACGGCTTCGTAAAAGTCTTTGCCCTTGATGCCGAGCTGCTTGCACACTTCCTTGGCCGCCGAAATGTTACGCAGGTTGTGTTCGCCAAACACTTGCATGGGCACCAGCTCGTCTTTCTTGGTGATGAGCGACGTGACGCCGTTTTTAATCACGTGCTCGTGCGGGCCGTAGCCCACGTATTTCACGTCGGGATTCGAGGGCACGCTTACCAGTTGCGCCTGCTCGTCGTCGCGGTCGTAAATGAGCACGCCGGCTTTGGGCGTCATGCGGGCAAAAATGGCAAACTGCTCGCGGTAGTTTTCTTCTGTCGGGAACACGTTGATGTGGTCCCAGCTGATGCCCGAAATAACCCCGATGTGGTGCTGGTAGAGGTGAAACTTGGGCCGGCGGTCGACGGGCGACGATAGGTATTCGTCGCCTTCGATGATGATGATGGGCGCGTCGTCGGTCAGTTTCACCATCAAATCAAACCCCTCGAGCTGGGCACCCACGGCGTAGTCGAACTTGCGGCCGTGGTGGCGCAGCACGTGCAGGATGATGCTGGTGATGCTGGTTTTGCCGTGCGAGCCGCCAATTACCACGCGCTGCTTGTCCTTCGAGGCTTCGTAAATGAACTCGGGGAAGGAGAAGATGCGCAAGCCCAGCTCCTGGGCCCGGTGCAACTCGGGGTTGTCGGGGCGGGCGTGCATGCCCACAATCACCGCGTCGAGCTCGTCGGTAACGCGGCCGGCATCCCAGCCCGTTTGCTCGGGCAATAGGCCGGCTTGCTGCAAGCGGGTACGCGCCGGATCGAAAATCTCGTCGTCGGAGCCGGTTACGTGTACGCCTTGGCGGTGCAGGGCCAAGGCCAGGTTGTGCATAATGCTGCCGCCCACCGCAATGAGGTGGACGCGCCGATAAGTTGGTAAAGCCATGCGGGCAGTAGGTGGTACGCTACACAAGGGCGGCTCAAATGCCGAGCCACAAAAGTAGCAAAGGCCGCGCGGGTCGGCTGCTACACCTGAGCTAATTGGCCAAAGTAGCGAAAACTCTGTCGGCAATCAACGTCGACAAATCAGCCCGCCGGGCGTAGTTTTGTAGCCCTTTTCTGGTACTTTCGGAATAAGTGGATCTGCCGCACGATGATGGACGAAAGCAACAGCCGCGTTAAACAATTGGCCGCCAGGGCCCACAAGGCCTGGAACAAGCCCGTGGTAGCCACCAACCCAACCGGCAAGCTCCCTCCGCAGGCTCTCGACCTGGAGTCGGCCGTGCTGGGGGCACTGATGCTCGAGAAAGACGCCCTCACCAGCGTAATTGATATCCTGAAGCCCAAAAGCTTCTACAAGGAGGCGCACCAACAGATTTTTCAGGCCATTTTGTCGCTGTTCGACAAAACCGAGCCCATCGATATCCTGACGGTAACGCAGGAGCTGCGCGCCATGGGCGCCCTGGAAATGGCCGGCGGCCCGCAGTACGTAGCCTCGCTTACGTACCGCATTCAGTCGGCCGCCAACATCGAAACGCACGCCCGTATTATCACGGAGCATGCCATCAAGCGCGAGCTGATTTCCATTGCCTCCAACGTGCACCGCGACGCCTACGAGGACACAATGGACGTGTTTAACCTGCTCGACCAAACCGAGCAGGCGCTGTTTGAGGTGTCGGAATCGAACATTCGCAAGAACTTCGACGACATGCGCAGCCTG includes the following:
- a CDS encoding fumarylacetoacetate hydrolase family protein, which codes for MKILCIGRNYAEHIAELNNEVPDEPVIFLKPDTALLQRGMPFFYPEFTQDIHHEIELVLRVCKNGRHIEEHFAHTYYDAVGLGLDLTARDLQSKAKSKGLPWDLAKGFDGSAPLGTTFKPVSEFADPKNINFRLEVNGEVRQQGNSGMMLHDFNKIISYVSRFITLKMGDLIFTGTPSGVGPIKVGDQLTGYIEDEKLLEVAVK
- a CDS encoding M48 family metallopeptidase, whose translation is MLKNLMLAAAVFAAVSCSTVPITGRSQLNLVSDQEMNAMAAQEYQKVLQSSRLSADAAQTAMVRRVGQRIQQAVEQYFRQNNASAQLEGYQWEFNLIQEDQQNAWCMPGGKVAVYTGILPVTQDEAGLAVVMGHEVAHAVAKHSNERMSQQMATQGLGGVLSTAVGQNPSATQNVFLQAVGVGSQLGLLKYGRNQESEADHLGLIFMAMAGYNPDAAVAFWQRMAAQEQGGNIEFLSTHPSSSTRIADIQRDLPEARKYYTAR
- a CDS encoding alpha/beta fold hydrolase translates to MKPTLLLLHGALGSAAQLAPLAQRLAADFAVQSFSFAGHGGRELHPEQFNMTHFAAEVSYFLAEHQLDNVHVFGYSMGGYAAILSAVSDPGRIRSITTLGTKFDWSPEVAAQEVQMLDAEKMQAKVPQFVEHLQRTHGPGNWQAVVTSTAAMMQELGNAPALHELNLSALAIPVQVLVGDGDKTAGVEPSRQFAMYLPTATFDVLPNTPHPLERADMSDLARRISEFAGAAANV
- a CDS encoding UDP-N-acetylmuramate--L-alanine ligase, coding for MALPTYRRVHLIAVGGSIMHNLALALHRQGVHVTGSDDEIFDPARTRLQQAGLLPEQTGWDAGRVTDELDAVIVGMHARPDNPELHRAQELGLRIFSFPEFIYEASKDKQRVVIGGSHGKTSITSIILHVLRHHGRKFDYAVGAQLEGFDLMVKLTDDAPIIIIEGDEYLSSPVDRRPKFHLYQHHIGVISGISWDHINVFPTEENYREQFAIFARMTPKAGVLIYDRDDEQAQLVSVPSNPDVKYVGYGPHEHVIKNGVTSLITKKDELVPMQVFGEHNLRNISAAKEVCKQLGIKGKDFYEAVATFKGAARRLELVKQGATSVVYKDFAHAPSKLKATSAALKKQFPQRRLIACLELHTFSSLNPDFLPQYEGTFDAPDVAVVYFNPQVLAHKRLPPLSDLQVAEAFHRADLRVFTDSRKLADFLQEQNWQNTNLLMMTSGTFDGIDLGKLAGEVTGN